A stretch of the Staphylococcus sp. NRL 16/872 genome encodes the following:
- a CDS encoding type 1 glutamine amidotransferase domain-containing protein, whose product MSTKTALVVVTSVSKYPDMNRPTGLWFGEVVHFADVLYKNGYEVHYISPEGGYTAIDPQSLQEDMMTDLDWKYYQDKDFMTRLGHTVTPDAVKAENYDVIYYAGGHGTIWDFKDNKDLQRLTREIYENNGTVSSVCHGAIGLLNVKDSEGRNIIDGKTVTGFSNSEEQAVGLADKVPYLTEDELKNRGANYEQGDNWNEFAVADGRIITGQNPQSGKAVAEKFLETQK is encoded by the coding sequence ATGAGTACGAAAACAGCGTTAGTAGTCGTTACAAGTGTTTCAAAATATCCAGATATGAATCGTCCGACTGGACTATGGTTCGGTGAAGTGGTGCATTTCGCAGATGTATTATATAAAAATGGTTATGAAGTGCACTATATTAGTCCTGAAGGTGGCTATACTGCTATTGACCCACAAAGTTTACAAGAAGATATGATGACAGATTTAGATTGGAAATACTATCAAGATAAAGACTTCATGACACGGCTTGGTCATACTGTAACGCCAGATGCAGTTAAAGCTGAAAATTATGATGTTATTTATTATGCTGGTGGTCACGGTACAATTTGGGACTTTAAAGATAATAAAGATTTACAAAGATTAACACGTGAAATCTATGAAAATAACGGTACGGTTTCATCTGTATGTCACGGTGCGATTGGCTTATTAAATGTTAAAGACAGTGAAGGCCGTAACATTATCGACGGTAAAACAGTTACCGGTTTCTCAAATAGTGAAGAACAAGCCGTTGGTTTAGCGGATAAAGTGCCTTATTTAACTGAAGATGAACTTAAAAATCGTGGTGCTAACTACGAACAAGGTGACAATTGGAATGAATTTGCGGTAGCAGATGGCCGTATTATCACAGGCCAAAATCCACAATCTGGTAAAGCTGTTGCTGAAAAATTCTTAGAAACACAAAAATAG
- a CDS encoding SDR family oxidoreductase, whose protein sequence is MNHFQNKVVLITGGSRGIGRAISMAFAKEKATVIINYKTNDSAANETVQECKSLGANVEAIKSDISNKEEVRDMMKYIINKYGKISCLINNAFAPFTFDAENRQMADEVSWEDYDSQFQGAVKYAYNTIHYCLPYLKEEVDSSIINISSNLTKRPIIPYHQYNIAKSALESFTKNLAMDLGRYNIRVNCIAPGLVYPTNGTYNTKEKLKEDMITQTPLGRIATPEDIAGPTLFLASAWSQFMTGQVLYVDGGFTI, encoded by the coding sequence ATGAATCATTTTCAAAATAAAGTTGTTTTAATTACGGGAGGTAGTAGAGGTATTGGCCGTGCAATTTCGATGGCATTTGCTAAAGAAAAAGCAACAGTCATTATTAATTACAAAACAAATGATAGTGCTGCAAATGAGACAGTTCAAGAATGCAAAAGTTTAGGTGCCAACGTGGAAGCTATAAAATCTGATATTAGCAATAAAGAAGAAGTTCGAGATATGATGAAATATATTATTAATAAATACGGAAAAATTTCATGTTTAATCAATAATGCCTTTGCTCCATTCACATTTGATGCCGAAAATCGACAAATGGCAGATGAAGTTTCTTGGGAAGATTATGATTCACAATTCCAAGGTGCTGTTAAATACGCTTATAATACTATCCACTATTGCCTACCTTATCTTAAAGAGGAAGTAGACAGTTCAATTATTAATATTTCAAGTAACTTAACTAAGCGTCCTATCATACCATATCATCAATATAATATTGCTAAATCAGCATTAGAGAGTTTTACCAAAAACCTTGCAATGGACTTAGGACGATATAACATTCGTGTTAATTGCATTGCACCTGGATTAGTATATCCAACCAATGGGACGTACAACACTAAAGAAAAACTAAAAGAAGACATGATAACTCAAACGCCATTAGGCAGAATCGCAACTCCAGAAGATATCGCAGGACCGACTCTATTTTTAGCGTCAGCATGGAGTCAGTTTATGACGGGACAAGTTTTATACGTTGATGGTGGTTTCACTATTTAA
- a CDS encoding long-chain fatty acid--CoA ligase, whose product MNFEQIKQYIYQFIEYGSSDDFPTVALKLFEFQYNENRDYQKFCLSQGKTPQTINDWKDIPAVPINAFKHATFSAVPIEETQFIYMTSGTTSGIKGKNYHKDLDVYDLAMTSFFKKMFLPDYSEIEMAILFPTPKALPNSSLAHYLEVAKSTFGTKDSATYIDNNGIQYTELIQALRRSETNETPFSLLGASYSIVHLIEYLEDHNLSFKLPKGSRILDTGGYKNRSKELPQQEFYEKLSNIFNVPKDMCINMYGVTELSTQFYDKGNEISSSIKYAPHWCRTRVVNPMTMEDVPYNEKGILIHYDLANYNSVATIMMEDVGEPTKEGFVLHGRTEGALAKGCSLAVEEFLNSKN is encoded by the coding sequence ATGAACTTTGAACAAATAAAACAGTATATTTATCAATTTATTGAATATGGAAGCTCAGATGATTTCCCGACAGTTGCTTTAAAGCTATTTGAATTTCAATATAACGAAAACCGTGATTATCAAAAATTTTGTTTATCTCAAGGTAAAACACCTCAAACAATTAACGATTGGAAAGATATTCCGGCTGTACCAATTAATGCTTTCAAACATGCGACATTTAGTGCTGTACCGATTGAAGAGACACAATTTATCTATATGACTAGTGGTACTACAAGCGGAATTAAAGGTAAAAATTATCATAAAGATTTAGATGTTTACGATTTAGCTATGACATCTTTTTTCAAAAAAATGTTTCTTCCAGATTACAGTGAGATTGAGATGGCGATATTATTTCCTACTCCTAAAGCATTACCAAACTCTTCATTAGCGCATTACCTTGAAGTAGCAAAGTCCACATTTGGAACGAAGGATAGTGCTACTTATATAGATAATAACGGTATTCAATACACAGAACTTATTCAAGCTTTACGACGATCTGAAACAAATGAAACACCATTTTCTTTACTTGGTGCAAGTTATAGTATTGTTCATTTAATTGAATATCTAGAAGATCATAATCTATCTTTTAAATTACCTAAAGGCAGTCGCATATTAGATACTGGAGGTTACAAAAATCGTTCTAAAGAGTTACCTCAACAAGAATTTTATGAGAAATTATCAAATATATTTAATGTTCCCAAAGATATGTGTATCAATATGTATGGTGTCACTGAATTAAGCACACAATTTTATGATAAAGGGAATGAAATATCTTCATCGATTAAATATGCTCCTCATTGGTGTAGAACTCGTGTAGTTAACCCAATGACTATGGAAGATGTTCCTTATAATGAAAAAGGTATTTTAATCCATTATGACTTAGCAAACTATAATTCTGTTGCCACAATCATGATGGAAGATGTCGGAGAACCTACTAAAGAAGGATTTGTCTTACATGGTAGAACTGAAGGCGCATTAGCAAAAGGTTGTTCTTTAGCTGTTGAAGAATTTTTAAATTCTAAAAATTAA
- a CDS encoding ketopantoate reductase family protein has protein sequence MKIAIYGAGSLGTIMGAFLSESSQDVDLIDVNQEHVDKLNKDGAHIVGKTDSTHKVNAITPDQIDSKYDIVLLLTKQVFNDDVIPKIKEILTEDGVVVSLQNGVPEQVITEIIPKEKIVAGSVEFGATFVEPGVSKLTTEFETFKKNAIEIGELNGEVTERIQRIQKALEPIGGISISENLPGTKWAKLIINSAFSGMSAATGGTYGDVVDNPVGAKATLYAINEVIKVGKAAGIDFVVLSALDYRGYDEITDVDKQIDQMRKAIEPMRSLEASMLQDLQKQRPTEINYINGVVTKLGKENNVDTPVNDLIQEIVSNAQDNKEVPDFDTSIKKFEKLFD, from the coding sequence ATGAAAATTGCTATTTATGGTGCTGGTTCACTAGGAACAATTATGGGAGCGTTCTTATCTGAATCGTCACAAGATGTAGATTTAATCGATGTAAACCAAGAGCATGTAGATAAATTAAATAAAGATGGCGCACATATTGTTGGTAAAACTGATTCTACTCACAAAGTGAATGCCATTACACCAGATCAAATTGATTCAAAATATGACATTGTATTATTACTTACAAAACAAGTATTTAATGATGATGTAATTCCTAAAATTAAAGAAATCCTTACTGAAGATGGCGTCGTTGTATCATTACAAAACGGTGTGCCAGAACAAGTGATTACAGAAATCATTCCTAAAGAAAAAATTGTTGCAGGTTCAGTAGAGTTTGGTGCAACATTTGTTGAACCAGGTGTATCTAAATTAACAACTGAATTCGAAACATTTAAAAAGAATGCCATCGAAATTGGTGAATTAAATGGAGAAGTTACTGAGCGTATTCAACGCATTCAAAAAGCGTTAGAACCAATCGGTGGTATCTCTATTTCTGAAAATTTACCAGGAACTAAATGGGCAAAATTAATCATTAATAGTGCATTTAGTGGTATGTCTGCAGCAACTGGTGGCACATACGGTGATGTAGTAGATAACCCAGTTGGCGCTAAAGCAACATTATACGCAATTAACGAGGTTATTAAAGTAGGTAAAGCTGCTGGTATCGACTTCGTAGTCTTAAGTGCGTTAGATTATCGTGGATACGATGAAATTACAGACGTTGATAAGCAAATCGATCAAATGCGTAAAGCAATTGAGCCTATGAGATCATTAGAAGCTAGTATGTTACAAGACTTACAAAAACAACGTCCAACAGAAATTAACTATATCAATGGTGTTGTAACTAAATTAGGTAAAGAAAACAACGTGGATACACCAGTGAACGACTTAATTCAAGAAATCGTATCAAATGCACAAGATAATAAAGAAGTGCCTGATTTCGATACAAGCATTAAAAAATTCGAAAAATTATTTGATTAA
- a CDS encoding ECF transporter S component — MKKLNLSDILVTVLISFIFGLVYKGVGLTVAALKPLGLHLDQIAYGLWFIAAIVAFLIIRKPGVALLAELAAGSGETILSGDINMSILLHSLAQGLACEIIFLIFKYKSTKLAVTMLAGATAGIFTIPIDWIFNYLGNMAMWNIILLYSIRIVSGTLLSGALGYYIVKALEKTGVTKLYHSASKEDFDEL, encoded by the coding sequence ATGAAAAAATTAAATTTATCAGATATTTTGGTTACTGTTTTAATTAGTTTTATCTTCGGTTTAGTATATAAAGGAGTAGGCTTAACGGTAGCAGCATTGAAACCATTGGGTCTTCATCTAGATCAAATTGCTTATGGACTATGGTTTATAGCAGCGATTGTTGCATTCTTAATAATACGTAAACCAGGTGTAGCTTTATTAGCAGAACTAGCTGCAGGTTCTGGAGAGACTATTTTATCAGGAGATATAAATATGTCTATTTTACTCCACAGTTTAGCGCAAGGTTTAGCTTGTGAAATTATATTTTTAATATTTAAATATAAATCAACTAAACTGGCTGTAACTATGTTAGCAGGCGCTACGGCTGGAATTTTTACTATTCCTATAGATTGGATATTTAACTATTTAGGAAATATGGCAATGTGGAATATTATCTTACTTTACTCAATCAGAATAGTTAGTGGAACATTACTTTCGGGAGCATTAGGCTATTATATTGTGAAAGCTTTAGAAAAAACAGGCGTAACAAAACTATATCATAGCG
- a CDS encoding LysR family transcriptional regulator, translated as MELLHLSYFKHVAENLSYTLAAQELYVSQPALSMTIKKLEKELNTKLFVKNGRNISLTKNGHILYQSVNKIFDELQRVERIISANEDIKQKTVHFASSHSRLMPSITLNQYIESNPDNKFNLEITTNKTIMSKLISHNITFALNSIKLSHPLIHSEKIINEDIVLTYPKDFDNNLNTDILYDPLIFKSFLFSAHNQEYNKMIKDFLDYKNIKIHNTNYVDDYFVFSLLKNRSYFSYIPASICKELNLPYIKNPSFIISSAIYLSTLKSVELNQADLNMYNYIKEELTKYQSSFVIEK; from the coding sequence ATGGAATTATTACATTTAAGCTATTTTAAACACGTGGCTGAAAATTTAAGCTATACCCTTGCAGCACAAGAGTTATACGTCAGTCAACCTGCTCTAAGTATGACGATTAAGAAACTTGAAAAAGAATTAAATACGAAGCTATTTGTGAAAAATGGGCGTAATATCAGTCTTACAAAAAATGGGCATATTTTATATCAATCTGTAAATAAAATCTTTGATGAATTACAACGTGTAGAAAGAATTATAAGTGCTAATGAAGACATTAAACAGAAGACTGTTCATTTTGCGTCATCTCATAGTCGCTTAATGCCTTCTATTACTTTAAATCAATATATTGAATCGAATCCAGACAATAAATTCAACTTAGAAATTACTACTAACAAAACAATTATGAGTAAATTAATTTCTCATAATATTACGTTTGCGCTAAATTCCATTAAACTCTCTCACCCACTTATTCATTCAGAAAAAATCATTAATGAAGATATAGTACTTACTTATCCTAAAGATTTTGATAATAATTTAAATACAGATATCTTATACGATCCATTAATCTTTAAATCTTTTTTATTTTCTGCGCATAATCAAGAATATAATAAGATGATCAAAGACTTTTTAGATTATAAAAATATAAAAATACATAATACCAACTATGTAGATGATTATTTTGTATTTTCTTTATTAAAAAATAGAAGTTATTTTTCTTATATTCCAGCGTCGATTTGTAAGGAATTAAATTTACCTTACATTAAGAACCCATCATTTATTATTTCCAGCGCGATTTATCTTTCAACTTTAAAAAGTGTTGAACTTAATCAAGCAGATTTAAATATGTATAACTATATAAAAGAAGAATTAACGAAATACCAATCTTCTTTTGTCATTGAAAAGTAG
- a CDS encoding acyl-CoA reductase, producing MKLKVGYVPFINSHEISYKEIDFQDYTALVPDLTEDQLEFVCSKIKENRIKLKNYSTNKIINVIDQAIHIFLDPQSKWRKNIDRIIPQTTGYSSEIIKVGFTKYLTTFRKYELQRFVSEDFYNPQILEQFVPNHKGGFSKAIASDIITHVWSGNVPGLPLWSLISSLLVKSGSICKLPKSEPFIASWFVQLLAEIDSVISNSIAIIYWPGGTTKLEDIAINHSDVIIGYGNNDILNQISKRVPATKKFLGYGEKVGLSIVSRETLKPNKVHNIVKNIALEIMRYDQQGCYSPQMIFVQKNAQINSKNFAQMVGSALHQLEKQYPLRSLNLEESIERAQRIKEIETQSIFDDTLKLFKNQKSSWVVVYQESLIFYPTSLNRFIRIMPFSDINELVQLITFHKKYIQTIGLSASKETMFDWCEKLSCTGVSRFTSLKSMTLPEEGWHHDGGFNLKDLVSYVDIEQDLLTDSENYVEYEI from the coding sequence ATGAAACTAAAAGTCGGATACGTCCCTTTTATTAACAGTCACGAAATAAGCTATAAAGAAATCGACTTTCAAGACTATACTGCTTTAGTTCCTGATTTAACTGAAGACCAATTAGAATTCGTATGTTCTAAAATAAAAGAAAACAGAATAAAATTGAAAAATTATTCAACTAATAAAATTATTAATGTAATTGACCAAGCTATTCATATTTTTTTAGATCCACAATCAAAATGGCGAAAAAATATTGATAGAATAATACCTCAAACTACTGGTTATAGTTCAGAAATTATTAAAGTAGGATTTACTAAGTATTTAACTACTTTTAGAAAATATGAACTGCAACGTTTCGTGTCAGAAGATTTTTATAATCCTCAAATTTTAGAACAATTTGTTCCTAATCATAAAGGTGGTTTCTCAAAAGCTATAGCGTCAGACATCATTACTCATGTATGGTCTGGAAATGTTCCAGGACTTCCTTTATGGAGTCTAATAAGTAGCTTACTCGTTAAATCTGGAAGTATTTGTAAATTACCTAAGTCTGAACCTTTTATTGCGAGTTGGTTTGTGCAACTTCTGGCTGAAATTGATTCAGTCATTAGTAATAGCATAGCAATTATTTATTGGCCTGGAGGTACTACAAAGCTCGAAGATATCGCCATCAATCATTCAGATGTCATTATTGGATATGGAAATAATGACATTTTAAATCAAATTTCTAAAAGAGTCCCTGCTACTAAAAAGTTTTTAGGATATGGTGAGAAAGTAGGTTTATCTATAGTCAGTCGTGAAACTTTAAAACCTAATAAAGTTCATAATATCGTTAAAAATATAGCGTTAGAAATAATGCGTTACGATCAGCAAGGATGCTATTCTCCACAAATGATATTTGTTCAAAAAAATGCTCAAATTAATTCTAAAAATTTCGCTCAGATGGTCGGCAGTGCCCTACATCAACTAGAAAAACAATATCCTTTACGTTCGCTCAACTTAGAAGAAAGTATAGAACGTGCCCAGAGAATTAAAGAAATTGAAACACAGTCAATTTTTGATGACACTTTAAAATTATTCAAAAACCAAAAATCATCATGGGTCGTTGTTTATCAAGAAAGTTTAATCTTTTATCCTACTTCTTTGAATCGTTTTATTCGCATTATGCCATTTAGCGATATCAATGAACTTGTGCAATTAATCACTTTTCATAAAAAATATATACAAACGATTGGGTTGTCAGCTTCAAAAGAAACTATGTTTGACTGGTGTGAAAAATTATCATGTACAGGAGTCAGTCGCTTTACAAGTCTTAAATCGATGACTTTACCTGAAGAAGGGTGGCATCATGATGGAGGGTTTAACTTAAAAGATTTAGTCTCTTATGTAGATATTGAACAAGATTTATTAACTGATAGTGAAAATTACGTAGAATACGAAATTTAA
- a CDS encoding acetoacetate decarboxylase, translating into MNKEEVKQVLSTPVNAPVFESTEIFFKNREYLNIIYETDREMLEKVVPEPLKVTSNKIKFEVINMPDSTGLGSYQEAGQVIPVEYNGEQGEFYLSMYVNNQAAIASGREVSAFPKKAGQPKLYVDNDVLVGTLDYNSLRVAQATMGYKHHKMDEQEALKSVTAPQFMLKQVRDYDGSLRVCELTRSQITDIKLKEAYRSPARLQLFEHVMAPLADFPVKKIVDAQHIIADLSLGQPKPIFDYLED; encoded by the coding sequence ATGAATAAAGAGGAAGTAAAACAGGTATTATCCACACCAGTTAATGCTCCAGTATTTGAATCAACTGAAATCTTTTTCAAAAATCGTGAATATCTAAACATTATTTATGAAACTGATAGAGAAATGTTAGAAAAAGTGGTTCCCGAACCATTAAAAGTAACAAGCAATAAAATCAAATTTGAAGTTATTAACATGCCTGATAGTACAGGTTTAGGCAGTTACCAAGAAGCTGGCCAAGTGATTCCTGTAGAGTATAACGGCGAACAAGGTGAATTCTATTTATCTATGTACGTCAATAACCAAGCTGCAATCGCAAGTGGCCGTGAAGTTTCAGCTTTCCCTAAAAAAGCTGGACAACCTAAACTTTACGTTGATAATGATGTATTAGTAGGAACATTAGATTATAACTCATTACGCGTTGCTCAAGCGACAATGGGTTATAAACATCATAAAATGGATGAACAAGAAGCGCTTAAAAGTGTAACTGCACCTCAATTCATGTTAAAACAAGTCCGTGATTATGACGGTAGCCTACGTGTATGCGAATTAACACGTAGTCAAATCACAGACATTAAATTAAAAGAAGCATATCGTAGCCCAGCACGTTTACAATTATTCGAGCACGTAATGGCGCCATTAGCTGATTTTCCAGTTAAGAAAATTGTTGACGCTCAACACATTATTGCAGATCTATCATTAGGCCAACCAAAGCCTATCTTTGATTATTTAGAAGATTAA